One genomic segment of Gemmatimonadaceae bacterium includes these proteins:
- the hisH gene encoding imidazole glycerol phosphate synthase subunit HisH: MSNALIGIANLEIGNLRSVANAVDSFGYDHCLIDAPSQLHSLSHLVLPGVGSFHTAMRQLHLSGMYEPIRQFADTGRPLLGVCLGMQLLGSRGIEGEETTGLGLIPGDVRRFDDARVGSIPHVGWNSVDICGDHPLFHGVRTGVDFYFVHSYHLRPENGDSVLGRTECGESFVSAAARGNVVGFQFHPEKSQANGLRLLDNFCGWDGRC; the protein is encoded by the coding sequence ATGAGTAACGCTTTGATCGGAATCGCGAATCTCGAAATCGGAAATCTGAGATCAGTTGCCAATGCCGTAGATTCTTTCGGCTACGATCACTGCCTCATTGATGCGCCGTCGCAGCTCCATTCGCTGAGCCACCTCGTTCTCCCCGGCGTCGGATCGTTCCACACGGCGATGCGCCAGCTCCACCTGAGTGGTATGTACGAGCCCATTCGCCAATTTGCGGACACGGGGCGGCCTCTCCTCGGTGTCTGTCTGGGCATGCAGCTTCTCGGCTCGCGCGGTATTGAAGGCGAGGAGACTACCGGGCTCGGGCTCATCCCCGGAGACGTTCGGCGGTTCGACGACGCGAGAGTCGGCTCGATTCCCCACGTCGGGTGGAACTCCGTCGACATTTGCGGCGATCACCCGCTCTTTCATGGCGTGCGAACGGGTGTCGATTTTTATTTCGTTCATTCCTATCATTTGCGGCCTGAGAACGGCGACAGCGTGCTCGGCCGGACGGAATGTGGCGAGTCCTTTGTTTCGGCGGCGGCCCGCGGCAACGTTGTCGGATTCCAGTTCCACCCCGAAAAGAGTCAGGCAAACGGCCTCCGTCTGCTCGACAATTTTTGTGGATGGGATGGGCGTTGCTGA
- a CDS encoding imidazole glycerol phosphate synthase cyclase subunit, with protein sequence MLKKRIIPVQLLLDGRLVKTRQFGGYRDVGDPVSSSRVYNAQNADELVFLNINRLARDVEPLLRLLEAVSAVSFMPLSLGGGITGFDAARRLIRLGADKVVLNSAAYGDGHLVSQIADSFGSQAVVVSVDARFDETRGDYVLYSDCGRFAQSAELDHHLQRVTALGAGEILINSIDRDGTMTGYDVVLLKRAAAAVRVPVIGCGGAGNYNHLKDAFLATNVSALACGSLFNFTDSNPIRAKAFLSNYGLAFKTV encoded by the coding sequence TTGCTGAAGAAGAGAATCATACCGGTTCAGCTGCTGCTGGATGGCAGATTGGTGAAGACACGGCAGTTTGGTGGCTATCGGGATGTAGGTGACCCCGTCTCGAGCTCGCGGGTCTACAACGCTCAGAACGCAGACGAGCTCGTCTTCCTCAACATCAATCGGCTCGCGCGGGACGTAGAGCCCCTGCTGAGACTGCTCGAGGCAGTATCGGCCGTCTCGTTCATGCCTCTTTCGCTTGGAGGCGGCATTACGGGGTTCGATGCCGCCCGGCGCCTGATTCGCCTTGGTGCGGACAAGGTGGTCCTCAACTCTGCGGCATATGGTGACGGTCATCTGGTTTCGCAGATCGCCGACTCATTCGGGTCGCAGGCCGTCGTGGTGAGTGTGGACGCGCGTTTCGATGAAACGCGAGGGGACTATGTGCTTTATTCCGATTGTGGGCGCTTTGCACAGTCAGCGGAGCTCGATCACCATCTTCAGCGGGTGACAGCTCTGGGTGCGGGCGAAATCCTCATCAATTCCATCGACCGGGATGGGACGATGACGGGATACGACGTCGTGCTGCTCAAGCGGGCTGCCGCCGCCGTACGCGTACCGGTGATCGGGTGCGGAGGGGCGGGGAATTACAACCACCTCAAGGATGCGTTTCTGGCGACCAACGTGAGCGCGCTTGCGTGTGGCAGTCTGTTCAATTTCACCGACAGCAATCCCATACGTGCGAAAGCGTTTCTCTCGAACTACGGTCTCGCCTTCAAGACCGTCTAG
- a CDS encoding aminotransferase class III-fold pyridoxal phosphate-dependent enzyme — protein sequence MKVVAIVQARTLSSRLPGKVLASIGPKVMIERMLAQLRGAASIDEIVIATSRDSSDDALAARVSKGGIRVFRGDLNDVLGRYVAASQWAQADVIVRLTGDCPLHTPDTVDEVVAAFLAAGVDYASNNEPYSRPDGLDVEVFTNDVLLRAARESIAGPDREHVTPFLRRNAGVRRLHHIHSTGPYGGGARWTVDDHADLEFARRAWEKLDLAGPGPHDYETVMTATVSVAPTNSGAINNFGYYKSLHESAGSGKAPPLRLTESEALLERSSQVIPGGAQTYSKSWRQHIRGVSPIFLERGAGARVWDADGNEYVDLVQGLLPNILGYAHPAVDRAAFERAGMGHSFSLPNKLEVELAERLVAIIPCAEMVRFAKNGSDATSGAVRTARAFTGRDRVAICGYHGWHDWYIGTTTRSAGVPAAVQGLSHTFPYNDLGALETLLGSRPGEFAAVIMEPFNFFWPADGYLEGVKELAKKHGALLIFDEICTGFHLGLGGAQRLFGVTPDLATFGKAMGNGYAISCVAGRRDIMETFNEVFMSFTFAGDVSAMAASSAVLDVLESGDAYHRMDAAATALADGARALADLGGVGERFVTQGHNNWLLLRFIDESGADDPVLRALWLQEVTRRGVLVISTHNISAALGRAEVDHVLSAYAAAFSYIGSLIAAGENLESSLDGPVPTPAFRVRG from the coding sequence ATGAAGGTCGTTGCGATTGTGCAGGCGAGAACGTTGTCGTCGCGGCTGCCGGGAAAAGTGCTGGCCTCGATCGGGCCGAAGGTGATGATCGAGCGGATGCTCGCTCAGTTGCGGGGCGCTGCCAGTATTGACGAGATCGTGATTGCAACGTCGCGTGATTCGAGTGACGATGCGCTTGCCGCGCGCGTTTCGAAGGGCGGCATCCGCGTTTTCAGGGGGGACTTGAACGATGTGCTCGGGCGGTACGTTGCAGCCAGTCAATGGGCCCAGGCTGACGTGATAGTTCGGTTGACGGGCGATTGCCCCCTTCATACTCCCGACACAGTCGATGAGGTGGTCGCCGCCTTCCTTGCCGCTGGAGTCGATTATGCGTCGAATAACGAACCCTACAGCAGGCCGGACGGTCTCGATGTCGAGGTATTCACAAATGACGTTCTCCTTCGAGCTGCACGGGAATCAATTGCCGGCCCCGATCGTGAGCACGTAACACCTTTTCTCCGCCGGAACGCTGGAGTCCGGCGTTTACACCACATACATTCCACCGGACCCTACGGAGGCGGCGCGCGCTGGACAGTCGATGACCATGCCGACCTCGAGTTCGCCAGACGGGCCTGGGAAAAGCTGGATCTCGCCGGACCTGGTCCCCACGATTACGAGACGGTTATGACGGCCACAGTCAGCGTGGCGCCGACGAACTCCGGTGCCATCAACAATTTCGGTTACTACAAGTCGCTCCACGAATCTGCTGGAAGCGGCAAGGCTCCGCCGCTGCGGCTCACTGAGAGCGAGGCATTGCTCGAAAGGAGCAGTCAGGTGATTCCGGGCGGAGCACAGACTTACTCCAAGAGCTGGCGACAGCATATCCGTGGCGTATCGCCGATTTTCCTCGAGCGCGGCGCAGGTGCGCGCGTCTGGGACGCTGACGGAAACGAGTACGTGGATCTGGTGCAGGGCCTGTTGCCCAATATTCTGGGCTATGCGCACCCCGCGGTGGACAGGGCGGCGTTCGAGCGGGCCGGGATGGGTCACAGTTTTTCGCTCCCAAACAAACTCGAGGTCGAACTAGCCGAGCGGCTCGTTGCGATCATACCGTGCGCCGAGATGGTTCGGTTTGCGAAGAATGGGTCGGATGCAACGTCGGGTGCCGTCCGCACCGCCAGGGCGTTCACCGGGCGCGATCGCGTAGCAATTTGCGGTTATCACGGGTGGCACGACTGGTATATCGGCACGACGACGAGATCGGCCGGCGTGCCCGCGGCTGTCCAGGGTCTGTCTCACACATTCCCCTACAACGATCTGGGTGCTCTCGAGACGCTGCTTGGCTCACGCCCCGGCGAGTTCGCCGCAGTTATCATGGAGCCGTTCAATTTCTTCTGGCCGGCTGACGGTTATCTGGAGGGAGTGAAGGAACTCGCGAAGAAGCATGGAGCCTTACTCATCTTTGACGAGATCTGCACCGGTTTTCATCTCGGTCTGGGCGGAGCTCAGCGGCTTTTCGGCGTGACGCCCGACCTGGCGACGTTTGGGAAGGCCATGGGGAACGGCTATGCGATAAGCTGCGTTGCCGGAAGGCGGGACATCATGGAAACGTTCAACGAAGTTTTCATGAGCTTCACCTTCGCCGGTGACGTTTCGGCGATGGCTGCCTCCAGCGCCGTGCTCGACGTTCTGGAAAGCGGCGACGCCTACCATCGCATGGATGCCGCGGCAACCGCTCTGGCCGACGGCGCGCGGGCGCTCGCCGATCTCGGTGGGGTCGGTGAGAGATTCGTTACGCAAGGTCATAACAACTGGCTGCTGCTTCGGTTCATTGACGAGTCCGGCGCCGACGACCCGGTGTTGCGCGCCCTCTGGCTGCAGGAAGTGACCCGTCGTGGCGTGCTTGTAATCTCCACGCACAACATTTCGGCCGCACTGGGCCGTGCCGAGGTCGACCACGTCCTATCGGCGTACGCGGCAGCGTTCTCTTACATCGGTAGCTTGATCGCAGCCGGGGAAAATCTCGAATCAAGTCTGGACGGTCCCGTTCCAACCCCTGCCTTCCGGGTTCGCGGGTGA
- a CDS encoding N-acetyl sugar amidotransferase: MTELSGSIGAVGRQLPVIDLVRCARCGLPETYETIEFDPAGVCNICRQKEFRDDQIDWEARGSQFAALVEEYRGKYEYDCIIPFSGGKDSTYTLYHMVKRFGIKPLVVQFNHGFMRPTLLKNNERTFRQLGVEVLTFTPNWKVVKRLMLEALIRKGDFCWHCHTGIYSYPMHVALKYNTPLIVWGEPSSEYTAYYDYRDDAIEEVDETRFNRFINLGITAEDMAGMISSDFDFDPRDLAPFTYPPVRDLRRLKYRSVCLGSFIPWDTRNQAQTIESELGWEGDEVENMPPGLYRYEKIECYVQGVRDYIKFLKRGYHRVTQMTALDLRNGRIEKADADRLVREFENRRPPSLDIFLEYLGISEEEFNSIVLKTVVPPHQPDFDAITAGDKTWDFDLWYRER; the protein is encoded by the coding sequence GTGACGGAACTTTCGGGATCCATTGGCGCTGTCGGACGCCAGCTGCCGGTTATCGATCTCGTACGATGTGCGCGGTGTGGATTGCCGGAAACGTACGAGACCATCGAGTTCGATCCGGCTGGGGTGTGCAACATCTGCCGCCAGAAGGAATTCCGCGACGATCAGATAGACTGGGAGGCGCGCGGATCGCAGTTCGCTGCACTTGTAGAGGAATACCGCGGCAAATATGAATACGACTGCATCATTCCGTTTTCCGGCGGCAAGGATTCGACCTACACGCTTTATCACATGGTCAAGCGGTTCGGGATAAAGCCGCTGGTTGTGCAGTTCAATCACGGCTTCATGCGTCCAACGCTGCTCAAGAACAACGAGCGCACATTCCGGCAGCTGGGCGTCGAGGTGCTGACTTTCACGCCGAACTGGAAAGTCGTAAAGCGCCTGATGCTCGAAGCACTGATTCGCAAGGGTGACTTCTGCTGGCACTGTCACACGGGGATTTATTCGTACCCGATGCACGTCGCATTGAAGTACAACACTCCCCTCATCGTCTGGGGCGAACCGTCGTCGGAGTACACCGCGTATTACGACTATCGGGACGATGCCATTGAAGAGGTGGATGAAACCAGATTCAATCGCTTCATCAATCTTGGCATAACGGCAGAAGACATGGCCGGAATGATCAGCTCCGATTTCGACTTCGATCCCCGCGACCTCGCGCCATTTACCTACCCGCCGGTACGCGATCTGCGCCGGCTCAAGTACAGATCTGTCTGCCTTGGATCCTTCATCCCGTGGGATACCCGCAATCAGGCGCAGACCATCGAGAGCGAGCTGGGCTGGGAAGGGGACGAAGTCGAGAACATGCCGCCCGGGCTATACCGTTACGAAAAAATCGAATGCTATGTTCAGGGCGTTCGCGACTACATCAAGTTTCTCAAGCGCGGATACCATCGCGTCACTCAGATGACTGCGCTCGACCTTCGCAACGGGCGAATCGAGAAAGCCGACGCGGACCGGCTCGTGCGCGAATTCGAGAACCGGCGCCCCCCTTCACTCGACATTTTCCTCGAGTACCTCGGGATAAGCGAGGAAGAGTTCAACAGCATCGTTCTGAAGACCGTCGTCCCGCCGCACCAGCCTGATTTCGACGCGATAACCGCCGGTGACAAGACCTGGGATTTCGACCTCTGGTATCGCGAAAGATGA